A region from the Nostoc sp. HK-01 genome encodes:
- a CDS encoding PAS/PAC sensor hybrid histidine kinase, which yields MSSRQLDELNRHLLEKCPVGLILWRIDGTLIDINPVCAAILGRTVPETLHLNYWQIISQNYVTVQQTIIADLEKTGCYRSDEQEYIHKDGHLVAVKISAVMIEHQGEKLIWSSVEDISDLRKAQQERQQSEKILKKSEARYRSLVKTNTQIIWVSTPEGICFELTDWIAYTGQSLAEAENGGWIDAVHPDDRGYTGEAWGIAVANLSQYQIEYRIRGKDGNYRYFWVWGAPVIEDDGNVREWIGTCTDIHDRKLTEAENQRLKERYRSLVTATSQIVWGATPEGMGISSEMLTWIAYTGQTEAEVAGWGWVDPIHPDDRDQSQVAWNAAVANRSIYQTEYRLRRKDGIYRYFSVCGTPVLAADGSIREWIGTCTDIHDRKLAEAENQRLLDMLNHSGDAIIVRDMTDKISYWNQGAERLYHWTREEVKDQYIYTFLKKIFPKPKAEITAELLQQGNWEGEVQHITHDEKLITVQSRWTLQRDASGEPCAVLEINTDITARKQAEIALRQLNQELEARVAERTAAVKDTLAEAQGLNAILDNLADGLLVVDMSGQITHFNPAFLAMQGLRPTDLKGNYQELPIAGLAHLIEQTQSHPQEAFAAEIALVKERIGQAVATAIFKQTTAEEPATCFGSALLIRDVTAEKEVDKMKTDFISTVSHELRTPLTSVLGFASIIKEKLETDVFPMVITEDRKLQKTIKRVGDNLNIIVSEAERLTSLINDVLDIAKMEAGKVEWQMQPLDPSELLDWATTSTAGLFETNGLQLVSEIEPGVPQIVGDRNRLLQVLINLISNAVKFTQSGTVTCCVKQQNDGVCVSVIDTGIGIAPEDQPKVFEKFRQVGDTLTDKPKGTGLGLPICKQIVEHHGGRIWVESEPGKGSVFSFLIPIYAKDDKSNGQINLDALVKQLKEHVITTNKVLHENRKTILVVDDDANIRELLRQQLENEGYKVREAKDGMDAIHQIKIARPDLILLDVMMPQINGFDVAAVLKNDPNTADIPIIILSIIENKERGYHIGIDRYLTKPINTEQLRKEIGSLLSQGTSSKKVLVVDKNASTLKTLSDVLQTQGYSVIEASDPQECINKARSAKPDMIIIDSIFSHETDLVKTLRFEKELENVFFIMLSDR from the coding sequence ATGTCTAGCCGACAACTTGACGAATTGAATCGTCATCTCTTAGAAAAATGTCCCGTTGGTCTGATACTGTGGCGCATAGATGGAACTTTGATTGACATCAACCCTGTCTGTGCAGCTATTTTGGGGCGCACTGTTCCAGAAACTCTCCACCTTAACTACTGGCAAATTATTTCTCAAAACTACGTTACTGTCCAGCAAACCATCATCGCAGACCTCGAAAAAACTGGATGCTACAGATCTGATGAACAAGAGTACATCCATAAAGATGGGCATTTGGTTGCAGTTAAAATCTCCGCAGTGATGATTGAACATCAGGGGGAAAAGCTGATATGGTCGAGTGTCGAGGATATTAGCGACCTGAGAAAAGCCCAACAAGAACGCCAACAATCGGAAAAAATCTTAAAAAAGAGCGAAGCGCGATATCGTTCTCTGGTGAAAACTAACACGCAAATTATCTGGGTGAGTACACCAGAAGGAATTTGCTTTGAACTCACAGACTGGATAGCCTACACAGGGCAAAGTTTAGCGGAAGCGGAGAACGGAGGCTGGATTGATGCCGTTCATCCTGACGATCGCGGCTACACCGGAGAAGCTTGGGGTATTGCTGTCGCTAACCTCAGTCAATATCAAATTGAATACCGTATTCGCGGCAAAGATGGCAACTATCGCTATTTTTGGGTTTGGGGCGCACCTGTAATTGAAGATGATGGTAATGTGCGAGAGTGGATTGGTACTTGTACCGATATTCACGATCGCAAACTAACAGAAGCCGAAAATCAAAGACTGAAAGAACGCTATCGCTCTTTAGTAACTGCTACTTCTCAAATTGTTTGGGGCGCAACTCCCGAAGGTATGGGCATTAGCAGTGAAATGCTGACTTGGATAGCTTATACAGGTCAGACTGAAGCAGAAGTTGCTGGTTGGGGTTGGGTTGATCCAATTCATCCTGATGATCGTGATCAATCACAAGTAGCTTGGAATGCAGCAGTGGCAAACCGCAGTATCTACCAAACAGAATATAGGTTGCGGCGTAAAGATGGCATCTACCGCTATTTCTCAGTTTGTGGCACTCCGGTTTTAGCCGCAGACGGTAGCATCCGGGAATGGATTGGTACTTGTACCGATATTCACGATCGCAAACTTGCCGAAGCCGAAAATCAACGTTTATTGGATATGTTGAATCATTCCGGTGATGCCATCATTGTCCGCGATATGACCGATAAAATCTCCTACTGGAATCAAGGCGCGGAAAGGCTCTATCATTGGACGCGGGAGGAAGTTAAAGACCAATACATTTACACATTTCTCAAAAAAATCTTTCCTAAACCCAAAGCAGAAATCACCGCAGAGTTATTACAGCAAGGTAATTGGGAAGGTGAAGTCCAACATATTACCCATGATGAGAAACTGATTACTGTCCAGAGCCGATGGACATTGCAACGGGATGCGTCTGGTGAACCCTGTGCGGTATTGGAAATTAATACTGATATTACTGCCCGGAAACAAGCCGAAATTGCTCTACGCCAACTCAATCAAGAACTGGAAGCCAGAGTTGCCGAACGGACAGCAGCAGTCAAAGATACCCTCGCTGAAGCCCAAGGGTTAAATGCAATTTTGGATAACTTAGCAGATGGTTTGTTAGTAGTGGATATGTCAGGGCAAATTACCCACTTCAATCCGGCTTTTTTAGCAATGCAGGGATTAAGACCGACAGATCTCAAAGGCAACTATCAGGAACTACCGATCGCTGGTTTAGCACATCTAATTGAACAAACTCAATCCCATCCCCAAGAAGCATTTGCCGCCGAAATTGCCTTAGTAAAGGAACGCATTGGTCAGGCTGTAGCGACCGCTATCTTTAAACAGACCACAGCGGAAGAACCTGCTACTTGCTTTGGTTCCGCACTCCTAATTCGGGATGTAACAGCAGAAAAAGAAGTTGACAAAATGAAGACCGACTTCATTTCCACAGTCTCCCACGAACTGCGGACACCTTTAACTTCAGTATTAGGATTTGCCTCCATTATTAAAGAAAAGCTGGAAACCGATGTCTTCCCAATGGTGATTACCGAAGACCGCAAGTTGCAAAAAACAATTAAGCGGGTGGGTGACAATTTAAATATTATTGTTTCAGAAGCAGAACGACTGACATCCTTAATTAACGATGTTTTAGACATTGCCAAAATGGAAGCCGGGAAAGTGGAATGGCAAATGCAACCACTTGATCCGAGTGAGTTACTAGATTGGGCTACGACTTCTACCGCCGGATTGTTTGAAACCAATGGCCTGCAACTAGTCAGCGAGATAGAACCGGGAGTACCGCAAATAGTAGGCGATCGCAACCGACTGTTGCAAGTCCTCATCAACTTGATTTCTAACGCGGTGAAATTCACTCAATCCGGGACTGTTACCTGTTGTGTCAAACAACAAAACGACGGTGTATGTGTCAGCGTCATCGATACAGGTATCGGTATTGCCCCCGAAGACCAACCCAAAGTATTCGAGAAATTCCGCCAAGTTGGCGACACTCTCACCGACAAACCAAAAGGTACAGGGTTAGGATTGCCCATTTGCAAACAAATTGTTGAACATCATGGTGGCAGAATTTGGGTAGAAAGTGAACCAGGCAAAGGCAGCGTCTTTTCATTCCTGATTCCCATATACGCCAAGGATGACAAAAGCAATGGACAAATCAATCTAGATGCTTTGGTCAAGCAACTCAAAGAACACGTCATCACCACCAACAAAGTACTTCACGAAAACCGTAAAACCATTCTGGTAGTTGATGATGATGCCAATATTCGAGAATTATTGCGGCAGCAACTAGAAAACGAAGGCTACAAAGTTCGAGAAGCAAAAGACGGGATGGATGCAATTCATCAAATCAAAATCGCCCGTCCTGATTTGATTCTCTTAGATGTGATGATGCCCCAAATCAACGGCTTTGATGTGGCAGCCGTCCTCAAAAATGACCCCAACACAGCAGATATTCCGATTATCATTCTGTCAATTATTGAAAACAAAGAACGAGGCTATCACATTGGCATCGATCGCTATCTCACCAAGCCCATCAATACAGAACAACTCCGTAAGGAAATTGGTTCACTGCTTTCTCAAGGTACTTCCAGCAAAAAAGTCTTGGTGGTTGATAAAAATGCCTCAACCTTAAAAACCTTATCAGATGTTCTGCAAACTCAAGGATACAGCGTGATTGAAGCCTCCGATCCGCAAGAATGTATTAACAAAGCCCGTTCAGCTAAACCTGACATGATCATTATTGATTCCATCTTTTCTCATGAAACCGACCTGGTGAAAACCCTCCGGTTTGAAAAAGAGTTAGAAAATGTATTTTTTATCATGCTGTCTGATCGGTAA
- a CDS encoding response regulator receiver domain protein, which produces MTQKILIVDDEPNIVILLEQALEALEDEGVELLTARNGEEALETIKTEQPNLVFLDVMMPKMNGLEVCQIVKHDLKMNEIYIVMLTAKGQEFDKQKGIEVGADLYLTKPFRPKEVLEKSMQVLGF; this is translated from the coding sequence ATGACGCAAAAAATTCTCATTGTTGATGATGAACCTAACATCGTAATTTTATTAGAACAAGCTTTAGAAGCATTAGAAGATGAAGGTGTAGAACTTTTAACTGCGAGAAATGGAGAAGAAGCACTAGAAACTATTAAAACTGAACAACCAAACCTAGTTTTTCTTGATGTGATGATGCCAAAAATGAATGGTTTGGAAGTTTGTCAGATAGTGAAACATGACCTCAAAATGAATGAAATCTATATTGTGATGTTGACAGCAAAAGGACAGGAATTTGATAAACAGAAAGGAATTGAAGTTGGTGCTGACTTATATCTAACTAAACCTTTTCGCCCTAAAGAAGTACTAGAAAAATCAATGCAGGTCTTGGGATTTTGA